The following proteins are encoded in a genomic region of Cellulomonas sp. ES6:
- a CDS encoding M17 family peptidase N-terminal domain-containing protein, whose translation MARSVTHPEVRIGRPVPAVGLVGGSLASSALLLEADVDAVAVPVAPPAPDDTDLQPGRGTADAAARYGIDLAEVAERAGLTGAPGEAWTLLLPRPVGRAGAALPWDGLPRRLVLVGVGGGTPDELRRAGAALARATRGLRRVLTTVATEPGVDGPRAVRAFAEGYLLAAYRVQRIGAPASASEAPASELVVVGRDGVRAQAALDEAVRGATATWLVRDLANTPSSIKDPAWMADRASALARAAGLRVDVLGPRELAAQGFGGILAVGSGSASTPRLVTVAYEPPAGGGSRRTRHVVVVGKGITYDTGGLSIKPRESMVPMKTDMAGAAVALATVLGAAAAGVPHRVTAVLPLAENHVGAASYRPGTSSPCGADAPSRSRTPTPRAAWCSATRSRGRTRRSTRTCCSTSRR comes from the coding sequence GTGGCACGTTCCGTGACGCACCCCGAGGTGCGCATCGGCCGCCCGGTGCCGGCGGTCGGCCTGGTGGGCGGTTCGCTCGCGTCCTCCGCGCTCCTGCTGGAGGCGGACGTCGACGCGGTGGCCGTCCCGGTCGCCCCGCCCGCGCCGGACGACACCGACCTCCAGCCGGGCCGCGGCACCGCCGACGCCGCCGCCCGCTACGGCATCGACCTCGCCGAGGTCGCCGAGCGGGCCGGGCTGACCGGCGCGCCCGGCGAGGCGTGGACCCTGCTCCTCCCGCGCCCGGTCGGCCGGGCCGGCGCGGCCCTGCCCTGGGACGGTCTGCCGCGCCGCCTCGTCCTCGTGGGCGTCGGCGGCGGCACCCCCGACGAGCTGCGGCGCGCCGGTGCCGCGCTGGCGCGTGCGACGCGCGGGCTGCGGCGCGTGCTGACGACCGTGGCGACCGAGCCCGGGGTCGACGGCCCGCGGGCCGTGCGGGCGTTCGCGGAGGGCTACCTGCTGGCCGCCTACCGGGTGCAGCGCATCGGCGCGCCCGCCTCGGCGAGCGAGGCGCCCGCCTCCGAGCTGGTGGTGGTCGGCCGCGACGGCGTCCGCGCCCAGGCCGCACTGGACGAGGCGGTGCGCGGCGCGACCGCGACCTGGCTCGTGCGCGACCTCGCGAACACCCCGTCCAGCATCAAGGACCCGGCCTGGATGGCGGACCGCGCCTCCGCGCTGGCCCGCGCGGCCGGCCTGCGCGTCGACGTCCTCGGCCCCCGGGAGCTGGCCGCGCAGGGGTTCGGCGGCATCCTCGCCGTCGGGTCCGGCTCGGCGTCGACCCCGCGGCTCGTGACCGTCGCGTACGAGCCGCCCGCCGGGGGCGGCTCCCGGCGCACCCGGCACGTCGTGGTGGTCGGCAAGGGCATCACGTACGACACCGGCGGGCTCTCGATCAAGCCGCGCGAGTCGATGGTCCCGATGAAGACGGACATGGCCGGCGCCGCGGTCGCGCTCGCCACCGTGCTCGGCGCGGCTGCCGCGGGCGTCCCGCACCGCGTCACCGCCGTCCTGCCGCTCGCGGAGAACCACGTCGGCGCCGCGTCGTACCGACCGGGGACGTCCTCACCCTGTGGGGCGGACGCACCGTCGAGATCGCGAACACCGACGCCGAGGGCCGCCTGGTGCTCGGCGACGCGCTCGCGTGGGCGGACGCGACGCTCGACCCGGACGTGCTGCTCGACGTCGCGACGCTGA
- a CDS encoding zf-HC2 domain-containing protein translates to MSGHLGDRVSALVDGQLGPAATERALAHVAGCPRCAADLAAARAARRVLSDADDVRPAGDLTARLLALGCPGTADPRRDAAPAGPRRMDPFVPPAGASRPSPAVTGLAGLLGAGRGVLGGEVLGSRAVVGQRAAAGRVLGGEVLGAGGVLGGRGVLGAGTGQGRRRFRAAVGSLTGLGMVAVGLFLLGDRPDVAPVTASRDAMAMLGDAGAPAAVTVAAPREPVAGATTQEYLDWMRAQGWTCPTEVPDGWAVTSVRERDGGSTLEVALSGPAGDVVVTEQHGQLDTGVLTAADRLDVAGRTVYVLSTAPWHAAWQSGDTVVEVVAAAGTGPDVSAVVAQFPGGEFDTGLPARLTRGWDTLTTAVHLP, encoded by the coding sequence ATGAGCGGCCACCTCGGGGACCGGGTCAGCGCCCTGGTCGACGGGCAGCTCGGCCCGGCGGCCACCGAGCGCGCGCTGGCGCACGTCGCCGGCTGCCCGCGCTGCGCGGCCGACCTCGCCGCCGCCCGGGCCGCCCGCCGCGTGCTCTCCGACGCCGACGACGTCCGCCCGGCAGGGGACCTGACCGCCCGGCTGCTCGCGCTCGGCTGCCCGGGGACCGCGGACCCGCGCCGCGACGCCGCCCCCGCCGGCCCGCGACGGATGGACCCGTTCGTCCCGCCCGCCGGCGCCTCCCGCCCGTCCCCGGCGGTGACCGGGCTCGCGGGGCTGCTCGGCGCGGGCCGCGGCGTGCTCGGTGGCGAGGTCCTCGGCTCCCGCGCCGTGGTCGGTCAGCGCGCCGCCGCGGGCCGGGTGCTCGGCGGCGAGGTGCTCGGCGCCGGCGGTGTGCTCGGCGGGCGCGGCGTCCTCGGCGCCGGCACCGGGCAGGGTCGCCGGCGGTTCCGCGCCGCCGTCGGGTCCCTCACGGGGCTGGGCATGGTGGCCGTCGGCCTGTTCCTGCTCGGCGACCGCCCCGATGTCGCCCCCGTGACCGCCTCCCGCGACGCCATGGCGATGCTCGGGGACGCGGGAGCGCCCGCCGCGGTCACGGTGGCCGCGCCGCGCGAGCCGGTCGCGGGCGCCACCACGCAGGAGTACCTCGACTGGATGCGGGCGCAGGGCTGGACCTGCCCGACCGAGGTCCCGGACGGCTGGGCGGTGACCTCGGTGCGCGAGCGTGACGGCGGCAGCACGCTCGAGGTCGCGCTGTCCGGGCCGGCCGGCGACGTGGTCGTCACCGAGCAGCACGGCCAGCTCGACACCGGCGTCCTGACCGCCGCGGACCGGCTCGACGTCGCCGGCCGCACGGTCTACGTGCTGTCCACCGCCCCGTGGCACGCCGCCTGGCAGTCCGGCGACACCGTGGTCGAGGTCGTCGCCGCCGCCGGCACGGGCCCGGACGTCTCGGCGGTCGTCGCCCAGTTCCCCGGCGGGGAGTTCGACACCGGGCTGCCCGCCCGCCTGACCCGCGGCTGGGACACGCTCACGACCGCCGTGCACCTGCCGTGA
- a CDS encoding DUF3117 domain-containing protein → MAAMKPRTGDGPLEVTKEGRGIVMRVPLEGGGRLVVELNATEAQELGEALTSVVS, encoded by the coding sequence ATGGCCGCGATGAAGCCGAGGACTGGTGACGGTCCGCTCGAGGTGACCAAGGAGGGCCGCGGCATCGTGATGCGGGTCCCGCTCGAGGGCGGTGGTCGGCTCGTCGTCGAGCTCAACGCGACCGAGGCGCAGGAGCTGGGCGAGGCCCTCACCTCCGTCGTCTCCTGA